A stretch of the Aegilops tauschii subsp. strangulata cultivar AL8/78 chromosome 4, Aet v6.0, whole genome shotgun sequence genome encodes the following:
- the LOC109734535 gene encoding flowering locus K homology domain, whose protein sequence is MDEENFMEHGIGELPQNLYDEEQLNSFDNTVQYNEEPGDPYKDEEPGNQYDEGAGNAYNEVQANLLSEEPETQYDDEPANPYQEENAYNGEVKQQESLQVEGDDKRWPGWPGDSVFRILVPAQKVGAIIGRKGEFIKRMCEESKARIKILDGPPGATERAVIISAKDEPDEPISPAMDGLLKIHKRITDGSDGESGQLQRGASNVGPTRLLVPASQAGSLIGKQGATIKSIQDSSKSVVRIVENVPPVALNDDRVVEIQGEPLGVHKAVELIASHLRKFLVDHSVLQLFEQQMKMHSVQREQPMAAPQHWAPPQPWVPPPNLPPGGPGYGGNPQFMPPRPQDNYYPRPDVPPMEKQPHYGISAYGREAPPSGTSGNQPPLHVASQVHNMQIPLSYADAVIGAAGASISYIRRHSGAAVTIQESRGAPGEMTVEIIGSASQVQTAQQLIQNFMAEAAPQTRPPASNPPAPPVDPGYSSYPPPPYGAPPTGAGGPAPHNGGGYGGGSGSYHPSYGY, encoded by the exons ATGGATGAAGAGAATTTCATGGAACATGGCATTGGTGAGCTCCCTCAAAACCTTTACGATGAAGAACAGCTGAACTCTTTCGACAATACGGTGCAGTATAACGAAGAGCCTGGTGACCCATACAAAGACGAAGAGCCTGGAAACCAATATGACGAAGGAGCTGGGAATGCATACAACGAGGTGCAAGCAAATTTGCTCAGCGAAGAACCAGAAACTCAGTACGATGATGAACCAGCAAACCCTTACCAGGAAGAGAATGCATACAATGGGGAAGTGAAGCAGCAGGAAAGCTTGCAGGTAGAGGGTGATGATAAGAGGTGGCCAGGTTGGCCAGGAGATAGTGTTTTCCGCATACTAGTCCCAGCCCAGAAGGTGGGTGCTATCATTGGCCGCAAAGGGGAGTTTATCAAAAGGATGTGCGAGGAGTCTAAAGCTCGCATAAAAATACTAGATGGCCCACCTGGTGCAACAGAAAGAGCA GTAATAATTTCAGCAAAGGATGAGCCAGATGAACCGATATCTCCAGCTATGGATGgcttgcttaaaattcataagcGGATAACTGATGGTTCAGATGGTGAATCTGGCCAGCTCCAACGGGGTGCTAGTAATGTAGGACCAACACGACTGCTAGTGCCAGCTTCCCAAGCTGGCAGCCTTATTGGGAAGCAAGGAGCAACCATTAAATCCATACAAGATTCTTCAAAGTCAGTTGTCCGGATTGTTG AAAATGTGCCCCCTGTTGCACTAAATGATGATAGAGTTGTGGAGATACAAGGCGAGCCTCTTGGTGTCCACAAAGCAGTGGAGTTGATAGCAAGTCACTTGAGAAAATTTCTTGTTGACCACAGCGTTCTCCAACTATTTGAACAGCAA ATGAAAATGCACAGTGTGCAGAGAGAGCAGCCCATGGCAGCCCCACAGCATTGGGCGCCTCCTCAACCCTGGGTTCCTCCTCCAAACCTCCCTCCTGGTGGTCCAGGTTATGGTGGAAATCCACAGTTCATGCCTCCAAGGCCACAAGACAACTATTATCCCCGTCCAGATGTGCCGCCTATGGAAAAGCAGCCGCACTATGGCATTTCTGCATATGGACGTGAGGCACCACCAAGTGGTACTTCAGGCAATCAACCACCACTGCATGTGGCCTCTCAG GTACATAACATGCAAATTCCTCTCTCCTATGCTGATGCCGTGATTGGGGCGGCTGGTGCTAGTATCAGCTATATCCGTAGGCACAGTGGTGCAGCAGTAACTATTCAAGAAAGCAGAGGTGCACCTGGAGAGATGACTGTGGAGATAATTGGAAGCGCATCCCAAGTTCAAACTGCCCAGCAACTGATCCAG AATTTCATGGCGGAAGCCGCTCCACAAACCCGGCCGCCGGCTTCCAACCCTCCTGCTCCGCCAGTCGACCCGGGTTACAGCTCTTACCCGCCACCACCATATGGGGCTCCTCCCACAGGTGCAGGAGGGCCTGCTCCTCACAATGGCGGAGGCTACGGTGGCGGCTCCGGCTCTTACCATCCCAGCTACGGATACTAG